A genomic window from Syntrophus gentianae includes:
- a CDS encoding acyl carrier protein — protein MSVDLDINAIIRRVAEIVIFELKLQEVTADTFDPELDLVDELGIDSMDLATIALALQDEYDIEIDEDDYPGLKTISLIARYIEKRLTGNPSAN, from the coding sequence ATGTCGGTAGATCTGGACATCAATGCGATCATTCGGCGCGTGGCCGAAATTGTCATCTTTGAATTGAAGCTTCAGGAGGTGACGGCGGACACCTTTGATCCGGAGCTGGATCTCGTGGACGAACTGGGGATCGACAGCATGGATCTGGCCACGATTGCCCTGGCATTGCAGGATGAGTACGATATCGAAATCGATGAAGACGATTATCCCGGCTTGAAAACGATCTCCCTCATTGCCCGTTATATTGAAAAAAGGCTGACCGGAAACCCGTCGGCGAACTGA
- a CDS encoding radical SAM protein produces MKTVSSLLDEEWYARYRRISNLNIRSSIYDVTNRCNLRCKGCFFFSSGEHEAAREEEDLSKWEAFVESEKERGVNLAILIGGEPTLFLDRIEAFYKRLPTYCATNGLIRVPRERFPDLMIGISLWGDPDDEIRLRGKDTFAISSRNYEGDPWTYYLFTITPRQVGKIEPMVRRIRDVGLKVHMQLLSNDEGVDGFSWTEEQLREVRLEMDGALDTFPETVISSKYYHEIITTGKMFGRPFGWAECPSVTEPMDSRDPRPRRLIRFIRWASDLKTMHRCCTSATRDCSTCKDGAAHMSWVMVNKREHLQSAKDLQNWIEVYEMFAKLYRFIPW; encoded by the coding sequence ATGAAAACCGTAAGTTCCCTGCTGGATGAAGAATGGTATGCGCGATACCGGCGGATCTCCAATCTCAACATCCGCAGTTCCATCTATGACGTGACCAACCGCTGCAACCTCCGTTGCAAGGGGTGTTTCTTCTTTTCCTCCGGCGAACATGAGGCGGCCCGGGAGGAAGAGGATCTCTCGAAATGGGAAGCCTTTGTGGAGAGTGAAAAAGAGCGGGGCGTGAATCTGGCGATCCTGATCGGCGGGGAGCCGACCCTCTTTCTCGACCGCATCGAGGCCTTCTATAAAAGGCTGCCGACCTACTGCGCCACCAACGGTCTCATCCGCGTTCCCCGGGAGCGTTTCCCCGATCTGATGATCGGAATTTCCCTTTGGGGCGATCCGGACGATGAAATCCGCTTGCGGGGGAAGGACACCTTCGCGATATCCAGCCGGAATTATGAAGGAGACCCCTGGACCTATTACCTCTTCACGATCACCCCCCGGCAGGTGGGCAAGATCGAGCCGATGGTCCGGCGCATCCGCGATGTGGGGCTCAAAGTACACATGCAGCTCCTGTCCAATGACGAAGGCGTGGACGGGTTTTCCTGGACGGAGGAACAGCTCCGGGAGGTCCGCTTGGAGATGGACGGCGCACTGGATACGTTTCCGGAAACGGTCATCTCATCAAAATATTACCATGAGATCATCACCACGGGGAAGATGTTCGGCCGTCCCTTCGGCTGGGCGGAATGCCCCTCGGTCACGGAACCCATGGATTCCCGGGACCCCCGCCCCCGGCGGCTGATCCGCTTCATCCGCTGGGCTTCGGATCTGAAGACCATGCACCGCTGCTGCACCTCGGCGACCCGCGACTGTTCGACCTGCAAGGACGGCGCGGCCCATATGAGCTGGGTGATGGTCAACAAACGGGAGCATCTGCAAAGCGCGAAGGATCTGCAGAACTGGATTGAAGTTTATGAGATGTTCGCCAAACTCTACCGCTTCATCCCCTGGTAG
- a CDS encoding lipid biosynthesis B12-binding/radical SAM protein — translation MNVLLISANTMTSTYAIYPLGLDYVAGALQPKHRVRILDRNLYADPETFREAVREAAPEVVGISIRNIDTTDICHSGSALDGCREVLRSVRSVSSAPVVLGGCGFTLFPAELMNRMEADFGIVGEGERFRAFLDVLEEGGDVSSLPGVVLKGQRVSLPAPWQEEACRAFDSANAHVSFYLQRGGILNLQSKRGCPYECIYCTYPEIEGRRFRFHDPLAVAREARALQDGGAKFLYFTDSVFNSHEGHSLAVAKALIRTGVSIPWGGFFAPVPSRENFYRNLADAGLTHVEFGTESLSDRMLMTYRKPFRTAGVYGAHQQALKAGVHVAHFFLLGGPGESGDTLEETLAGAERLERAVFFFFCGLRIYPGTAIYDVALREGQIAPDSSLLEPTFYQSPEISSAEIYRRLQERSGGRPSWVVGSGGEKTGEILSRLHGRGHSGPLWEYLIPRRR, via the coding sequence ATGAACGTTTTATTGATTTCCGCCAATACGATGACCTCGACCTATGCGATCTACCCGCTGGGGCTGGATTATGTGGCCGGGGCGCTGCAGCCGAAGCATCGGGTGCGGATCCTGGACCGGAATCTCTATGCAGATCCGGAGACCTTCCGCGAGGCGGTGCGAGAGGCCGCCCCAGAGGTGGTCGGGATATCCATCCGGAACATCGACACCACGGATATCTGCCATAGTGGTTCTGCCCTTGACGGATGCCGGGAGGTTCTCCGGTCCGTCCGGTCCGTTTCTTCCGCGCCGGTCGTGCTGGGGGGCTGCGGATTTACCCTTTTCCCGGCAGAACTGATGAACCGGATGGAGGCCGATTTCGGGATCGTCGGCGAAGGAGAACGGTTCCGTGCCTTTCTCGATGTCCTCGAAGAGGGCGGGGACGTATCTTCCCTCCCAGGCGTTGTGTTGAAGGGTCAAAGGGTATCCCTGCCGGCACCCTGGCAGGAGGAGGCCTGTCGGGCCTTTGATTCAGCAAACGCCCATGTGTCCTTTTACCTGCAGCGGGGAGGAATCCTCAATCTTCAGAGCAAACGGGGCTGCCCCTACGAGTGCATCTACTGCACCTATCCCGAAATTGAAGGCCGTCGATTCCGGTTCCATGACCCCCTGGCGGTGGCCCGGGAGGCTCGCGCCCTTCAGGACGGCGGGGCGAAGTTTCTCTACTTTACGGATTCCGTCTTCAACAGCCATGAAGGCCACAGTCTGGCCGTGGCGAAGGCCCTGATCCGAACCGGCGTTTCCATCCCCTGGGGCGGCTTTTTTGCCCCGGTTCCTTCCCGGGAGAATTTTTATCGGAACCTTGCCGATGCCGGCCTGACCCATGTGGAATTCGGAACGGAATCCCTCTCTGACCGGATGCTGATGACATACCGGAAGCCCTTCCGGACGGCCGGTGTTTACGGGGCTCACCAGCAGGCCCTTAAGGCAGGCGTGCATGTGGCCCATTTCTTTCTTCTGGGCGGTCCCGGCGAGAGCGGGGATACCCTGGAGGAGACCCTGGCGGGGGCGGAAAGACTGGAACGGGCCGTGTTCTTTTTTTTCTGCGGCCTGCGAATCTACCCCGGTACGGCAATTTACGATGTGGCCCTTCGCGAAGGACAGATTGCCCCGGATTCTTCCCTGCTGGAACCGACGTTCTACCAGTCTCCGGAGATCAGCAGTGCGGAAATTTACCGGCGGTTGCAGGAAAGGTCAGGGGGGCGTCCATCCTGGGTTGTGGGGTCCGGCGGCGAGAAAACAGGGGAAATTCTCTCCCGTCTCCATGGCCGGGGACACTCCGGTCCCCTCTGGGAATATCTGATCCCCCGCCGGCGATGA
- a CDS encoding DUF1365 family protein, protein MRTSVEHKPFIRSRIYDGFVEHKRHLPAVHSFRYPLFFFCFDLDELAGLDRGIPFFGHNRFRPFSIHDGDFLDPGSLDLRSKVLRRLADGISASDIARIFLVTSARYFNYVFNPVSFYYVFSAQEELLCILAEVNNTFGEKHLYVLRDGNGPVRTYPARFTAQKSFHVSPFNNLEGEYSFRFSSLGDHLDISIELWREGQRVFEGHLQGKALELTTGNIARMFLRHPLAPQLTMPRIFFEAARLYFLRSLPYHEKPMPHSRMTIRRKGPTLCEGLSMRLFFKLLTGIKTGGLQLGLPDGRRRYFGNQGEPIQGEMILHENRFFKKAVLGGDVGLGEAYVEGLWDSDDIVALFSVLIRNRRTLFNGYPVSAFLSRLKNRVVHALRANDSTGSRKNIEAHYDLGNAFFQTFLDGNLIYSSGIYGDGIESCEEAQQRKIELILQKAQIEASDSVLEIGCGWGGFAAEAARKTGCRLTGITVSEQQSTYARERMTREGLEDRVSIRLVDYRDVTGTFDKIVSIEMLEAVGPQYLKVFFSTCDRLLKPGGRAVFQVITVPDQNYEDYRRETDWIQKHIFPGGHLLSVSVLANTAARHSSLVMEHLEDIGPHYAATLRDWREKFQKNRQAVRSLGFDEAFVRKWLYYLSICEAGFRERALGDIQVVFRKPA, encoded by the coding sequence ATGAGAACTTCAGTCGAACACAAGCCTTTTATTCGTTCACGCATTTACGATGGGTTTGTCGAGCACAAGCGCCATCTGCCGGCCGTGCATTCTTTCCGCTATCCCCTCTTTTTCTTCTGCTTCGATCTGGACGAGCTTGCCGGCCTGGACCGGGGCATCCCCTTTTTCGGCCACAATCGCTTCCGTCCTTTTTCAATCCATGACGGGGATTTTCTCGATCCAGGCTCTCTGGACCTGCGTTCAAAGGTGCTGCGGAGGCTGGCGGACGGAATTTCTGCATCCGATATTGCCCGGATCTTTCTCGTCACTTCGGCGCGCTATTTCAACTATGTCTTCAACCCCGTCAGTTTTTACTATGTTTTCTCAGCACAGGAGGAGCTTTTGTGCATCCTGGCCGAGGTGAACAACACCTTCGGCGAGAAGCACCTCTATGTCCTGCGGGACGGGAACGGCCCTGTCAGAACCTATCCCGCTCGATTCACGGCGCAGAAGAGCTTTCACGTCTCCCCCTTCAACAATCTCGAAGGCGAGTATTCTTTCCGGTTTTCATCCCTTGGAGACCACCTGGATATCTCCATCGAATTGTGGCGTGAAGGTCAGCGGGTCTTTGAAGGACACCTGCAGGGAAAGGCCCTGGAGCTGACGACGGGAAACATCGCCCGGATGTTCCTGCGGCACCCCCTGGCCCCTCAACTCACTATGCCCAGAATCTTTTTCGAGGCGGCGCGGCTCTATTTCCTCCGTTCTCTTCCCTATCATGAAAAACCGATGCCCCACTCCCGGATGACGATCCGCCGCAAAGGTCCGACCCTTTGCGAAGGGCTGTCCATGCGGCTTTTCTTCAAACTTTTAACGGGGATTAAAACAGGAGGACTGCAGTTGGGTCTTCCCGACGGCCGCAGGAGATATTTCGGAAACCAGGGAGAACCGATTCAGGGGGAGATGATCCTTCATGAGAACCGCTTTTTTAAAAAAGCGGTTCTTGGGGGCGATGTGGGGCTTGGGGAAGCCTATGTTGAGGGACTCTGGGACTCGGATGATATCGTGGCGCTGTTTTCCGTGCTGATTCGCAATCGCCGGACCCTGTTCAACGGATACCCCGTTTCGGCTTTTCTGTCCCGTCTTAAAAACCGCGTCGTCCATGCCCTGAGGGCTAACGATTCGACGGGCTCGCGGAAAAACATCGAGGCCCATTACGATCTGGGCAATGCGTTCTTTCAAACCTTTCTGGACGGAAACCTCATATACTCCAGCGGGATCTATGGGGATGGGATTGAGTCCTGTGAGGAGGCCCAGCAACGGAAGATCGAACTCATCCTGCAGAAGGCGCAGATTGAAGCGTCGGACTCTGTCCTGGAGATCGGCTGCGGATGGGGCGGCTTTGCGGCGGAAGCGGCAAGGAAGACCGGCTGTCGTTTAACGGGAATCACCGTTTCCGAGCAACAGTCCACCTATGCCCGGGAACGGATGACGCGGGAGGGGCTTGAAGACCGTGTTTCCATCCGCCTTGTCGATTACCGGGACGTGACCGGAACCTTCGACAAGATCGTTTCCATCGAAATGCTCGAAGCTGTGGGGCCTCAGTATCTGAAAGTCTTTTTTTCCACCTGCGACCGGCTGCTCAAACCCGGCGGCAGGGCGGTGTTTCAGGTCATCACCGTGCCGGATCAGAACTATGAGGACTACCGGAGAGAAACGGACTGGATTCAGAAACACATCTTTCCCGGCGGGCATCTTCTGTCCGTATCGGTCCTGGCGAACACCGCCGCCCGGCATTCTTCCCTGGTCATGGAACACCTGGAGGATATCGGGCCCCATTATGCCGCCACCCTGAGAGACTGGCGGGAAAAATTCCAAAAAAACAGACAGGCTGTCCGGTCCCTTGGTTTCGATGAGGCCTTCGTGCGCAAATGGTTGTACTATTTGTCCATCTGCGAGGCGGGGTTCCGTGAGAGGGCTCTCGGTGATATCCAGGTCGTTTTTCGAAAGCCGGCATGA
- a CDS encoding phosphopantetheine-binding protein, with amino-acid sequence MEKLIGELRDKIIETLNLMDVAPEDIPLDDPLIGTELGLDSIDVLELVMMLEKDYGVVVDSKELGMKVFASLRNLAQYVQENRVEMTD; translated from the coding sequence ATGGAGAAATTGATTGGGGAACTGAGGGATAAGATTATTGAAACGTTGAACCTTATGGATGTGGCGCCCGAGGACATCCCTCTGGATGATCCGCTGATCGGTACGGAACTGGGGCTCGATTCCATCGATGTGCTGGAGCTTGTCATGATGCTGGAAAAGGACTACGGCGTCGTCGTGGACAGCAAGGAACTGGGGATGAAAGTGTTTGCCTCCCTGAGGAATCTGGCCCAGTACGTCCAGGAAAACCGCGTGGAGATGACGGATTGA
- a CDS encoding ApeI family dehydratase produces the protein METWDIPADMTFQPPNGVILQARAPQNSPWFDGHFPGQPILPGIALISLVKKGIRFFGEKQKLNFQHFGIRKARFTLPIRPGDAFEISLLCRVSEGKLVASFKIHFKGEMAGNGIAEASCASES, from the coding sequence ATGGAAACCTGGGATATTCCGGCAGACATGACTTTTCAGCCGCCGAATGGCGTGATTCTTCAGGCCAGGGCGCCGCAGAATTCGCCATGGTTTGACGGTCACTTTCCCGGACAGCCGATCCTGCCCGGCATTGCCCTGATTTCTCTGGTAAAAAAAGGCATCCGTTTTTTCGGCGAAAAACAAAAACTGAATTTCCAGCATTTCGGGATTCGCAAAGCAAGGTTCACCCTGCCCATACGACCGGGCGATGCCTTTGAAATCTCGCTGCTGTGCCGGGTTTCAGAGGGGAAACTGGTTGCTTCCTTCAAGATCCACTTCAAGGGAGAAATGGCGGGAAACGGCATTGCGGAGGCTTCCTGTGCGTCGGAGTCTTGA
- a CDS encoding radical SAM protein: protein MDALKTDIQSAFRNEPNFPRERKWKFSELLAEPPVRERWEKVRKYFFLRESTFDMTNRCNLRCDGCYYYEGEKPLAVENRDPESWRKLMQAEKARGITYVVLAGAEPSLVPELMSVCYEEIPLGCIASNGFLPIPEAIGYKIHVSVWGNDDTSARVRQAGGLLERQIKNYRGDPRAVFVYTFTKENIEEAYPVVDTLASCDCRVTFNMFSAPVGYKGSLRHDRESLDRVRAVMRDLLLRHPRHVLFSCYNAVAHTREASLHDLFSCSYPRRNRSTEIGLGRSFRQYRTDLTWDREAACCVPDTDCADCRHYAAGSAVVTARLYRHVTDPLTFRSWLDYVDTYLAVWVMGYEKGENLCNELISPPVNL, encoded by the coding sequence ATGGATGCCTTGAAAACGGACATACAGTCGGCGTTTCGGAACGAGCCGAATTTCCCTCGGGAAAGGAAATGGAAATTCTCCGAACTCCTGGCAGAGCCCCCGGTCCGGGAACGCTGGGAGAAGGTGCGCAAGTATTTCTTCCTTCGTGAGTCGACCTTTGACATGACCAACCGCTGCAACCTGCGCTGCGACGGCTGTTACTATTATGAAGGGGAAAAACCCCTTGCGGTCGAAAACCGGGACCCGGAGTCCTGGCGCAAACTCATGCAGGCCGAAAAGGCCCGGGGGATTACCTACGTGGTCCTCGCCGGTGCGGAGCCGTCGCTGGTTCCGGAACTTATGTCCGTGTGCTACGAAGAAATTCCCCTGGGATGCATTGCCTCCAACGGATTTCTCCCCATTCCCGAAGCGATCGGCTATAAAATTCATGTTTCCGTCTGGGGAAATGATGACACCAGCGCCCGCGTCCGCCAGGCCGGTGGCCTACTGGAGCGCCAGATAAAAAATTACCGGGGGGATCCCCGGGCGGTCTTTGTCTACACCTTTACGAAGGAGAATATCGAAGAGGCCTATCCGGTCGTGGATACCCTGGCCTCCTGCGACTGCAGGGTAACCTTCAACATGTTTTCCGCGCCCGTCGGGTATAAGGGGTCGCTGCGTCACGACAGGGAATCCCTTGACCGCGTCCGTGCCGTCATGAGGGACTTGCTGCTTCGCCATCCCCGTCATGTGCTCTTTTCCTGTTACAATGCCGTGGCGCACACCCGGGAAGCGAGCCTCCACGATCTGTTTTCTTGCTCCTATCCCCGGCGAAACAGGTCAACGGAGATCGGTCTGGGCCGGTCTTTCCGGCAGTACCGGACAGACCTGACCTGGGACCGGGAAGCGGCCTGCTGCGTTCCCGATACGGATTGCGCGGATTGCCGTCATTATGCCGCGGGAAGCGCCGTGGTGACTGCGCGGCTGTACCGCCATGTCACCGACCCGCTGACCTTCCGGTCCTGGCTGGATTATGTGGATACCTATCTTGCCGTGTGGGTCATGGGGTACGAAAAAGGGGAAAATCTCTGTAACGAGCTGATTTCGCCCCCCGTAAATTTATAA
- a CDS encoding L-2-amino-thiazoline-4-carboxylic acid hydrolase has translation MKILSLLLGFLFTAPFVLQTYSLIPFFGRKKALCIVGRQLTSAAVLGVKLLIPRIHSKREYSIFKEKVKRNFLFIGKLYHLRIENETRDKIEFRFHFCPVAKMLKIFGLPDLCRYSCAGDWEIAKENKEYWTFSRQTTIGTGGRYCNHTYSRKE, from the coding sequence ATGAAAATATTGTCATTGCTTCTGGGTTTTTTATTCACTGCTCCTTTCGTCTTACAGACCTATTCCCTGATCCCCTTTTTCGGGCGAAAAAAAGCCCTTTGCATTGTCGGAAGGCAGTTGACATCGGCCGCGGTTTTAGGGGTGAAACTATTGATTCCACGTATCCATTCAAAACGGGAGTATTCAATTTTCAAGGAGAAGGTAAAAAGGAACTTCCTGTTTATTGGCAAGCTTTATCATTTAAGGATTGAAAATGAAACGCGGGATAAAATTGAATTTCGGTTCCATTTCTGTCCCGTTGCCAAGATGCTTAAGATCTTTGGATTGCCTGATCTATGCAGGTATTCCTGTGCGGGAGATTGGGAGATTGCAAAGGAGAACAAGGAATATTGGACGTTTTCAAGACAAACGACCATCGGAACCGGGGGGCGGTATTGCAATCATACCTACTCAAGAAAGGAATAA
- a CDS encoding beta-ketoacyl-[acyl-carrier-protein] synthase family protein: MTRKRIFVTGMGMISPLGSDVPNTLQALSFSRSGLKPLSRFPAPCLLPVGEIPDGTPLVEPIPATHRYALAAAFEAVKGQSGPPESVIVGTTTGGMPLTEERLRQGVTDPAAYRYHATSSIAETIAQKLNCRGPVWTISTACSSGAVALALALELLRNGRFQRVLAGGADALCRLTYFGFSSLQVLDPRGGHPFDLSRKGLSLGEGAAMLFLVAAECPPEGALVELAGAGLSCDAWHPSSPQPEGAGARKAMAKALDDAGISPAEVDHVNLHGTGTPDNDSAEAWALRKLFRDGVPPIASVKGALGHSLAAAGAMEAVISAATILSGRIPPTVGFEVPDPELSLYPSSNSVKTAVNTVLSNSFGFGGNNAALVFRHPEFPGRHRAGDKVSSFSILGEACLTGVGNLAETLSALEAGRSCSGQQDTAMLSRSLDGRAVRRLKRLPRMVLSLAKAACPDRVSGNQLSSVFFGTGWGPLSETHDFLTRLFESGDRFASPFDFIGSVHNAPAGQVGMEFQATGPNLTLTGGEAAFEQALDSAALLAPGGEETLLVVGADEYSPAWTPLFDRSAVMGPPSDGGGALWLKKAASNEGLRILAVFLGSGERNDRVVENLAYCLGGGKEFCRRIGAVLVGLPAAQYREGRQRLTTFLERTGFTGPVLDYRKVIGEFASASAVATVLGVSFLREGEIPAALNDGQAFPLNGRGILVLGLGSEVSAVEILG, from the coding sequence TTGACCCGGAAGCGGATCTTTGTTACGGGGATGGGCATGATCAGCCCCCTCGGTTCAGATGTGCCGAATACCCTGCAGGCTCTGAGTTTTTCTAGATCGGGCCTCAAACCGCTCTCCAGGTTTCCGGCTCCCTGTCTTCTGCCCGTCGGTGAGATCCCGGATGGAACACCGCTGGTGGAACCAATTCCCGCCACGCATCGATACGCCCTGGCTGCGGCCTTCGAGGCGGTCAAGGGCCAGTCCGGACCGCCGGAAAGCGTGATCGTGGGAACCACGACCGGCGGGATGCCGCTGACGGAAGAAAGGTTGAGGCAGGGAGTGACCGATCCCGCCGCCTACCGTTATCACGCCACCTCATCAATCGCCGAAACAATCGCACAAAAACTCAACTGCCGGGGACCGGTCTGGACCATTTCCACTGCCTGCTCTTCCGGGGCGGTTGCCCTGGCGCTGGCCCTGGAACTGCTTCGCAATGGCCGATTTCAGCGGGTTCTGGCCGGCGGCGCCGATGCCCTGTGCCGGTTGACCTATTTTGGCTTTTCCAGCCTTCAAGTTCTCGATCCCCGGGGAGGCCACCCCTTCGACCTTTCCCGGAAAGGATTGTCCCTGGGGGAAGGGGCGGCGATGCTGTTCCTGGTGGCGGCGGAATGTCCGCCGGAAGGGGCGCTCGTCGAACTGGCGGGAGCGGGATTGTCCTGCGATGCCTGGCACCCTTCGTCACCGCAACCGGAGGGGGCCGGCGCCCGGAAAGCCATGGCAAAGGCACTGGATGATGCCGGAATCTCCCCGGCTGAAGTCGATCACGTCAATCTTCACGGGACAGGGACGCCGGACAATGATTCCGCCGAGGCGTGGGCCCTTAGGAAGCTCTTTAGAGACGGCGTGCCGCCGATTGCTTCCGTTAAGGGCGCCTTGGGGCATTCCCTGGCCGCAGCCGGCGCCATGGAAGCGGTGATATCCGCTGCGACAATTTTATCGGGAAGGATCCCTCCGACGGTTGGGTTTGAAGTGCCTGATCCTGAGTTGAGTCTCTACCCCTCTTCGAATTCCGTCAAGACTGCGGTGAACACCGTCTTGTCCAACTCTTTCGGCTTTGGCGGGAACAATGCGGCACTGGTCTTTCGCCATCCTGAATTTCCGGGCAGGCATCGGGCAGGTGACAAGGTGTCTTCCTTTTCCATTCTGGGAGAGGCCTGTCTAACCGGTGTCGGGAATCTTGCCGAAACGCTTTCCGCTCTGGAGGCAGGCAGATCCTGTTCGGGGCAACAGGATACGGCGATGCTTTCCCGATCCCTGGATGGCCGGGCCGTCCGCCGTCTCAAGAGGCTGCCGCGCATGGTTCTTTCCCTGGCAAAGGCCGCCTGTCCGGATCGGGTTTCGGGGAACCAGCTGAGTTCCGTCTTCTTCGGCACGGGATGGGGGCCCCTATCGGAGACCCATGATTTTCTCACCCGGCTTTTCGAATCAGGGGATCGTTTTGCCAGTCCCTTCGATTTTATCGGTTCCGTTCACAATGCACCGGCGGGACAGGTGGGCATGGAATTTCAGGCCACCGGGCCGAACCTGACGCTGACCGGCGGCGAGGCGGCCTTTGAGCAGGCCCTGGACAGCGCCGCGCTGCTGGCTCCCGGGGGCGAAGAGACGCTGCTGGTGGTGGGGGCGGATGAATATTCCCCGGCGTGGACGCCCCTTTTTGATCGCTCGGCGGTTATGGGCCCGCCTTCAGATGGTGGAGGCGCGCTCTGGTTGAAAAAGGCGGCTTCAAATGAGGGATTGAGAATCCTGGCGGTCTTTTTAGGATCGGGGGAACGGAACGACCGGGTTGTAGAAAATCTGGCGTACTGTCTCGGTGGAGGAAAGGAGTTCTGCCGGCGAATCGGTGCGGTTCTGGTCGGACTTCCCGCCGCGCAGTACCGGGAAGGTCGGCAACGGCTGACAACGTTCCTCGAACGGACCGGATTTACCGGACCGGTGCTCGATTATCGCAAGGTGATCGGGGAATTTGCTTCGGCGTCGGCGGTGGCCACGGTTCTGGGCGTGTCTTTTCTCCGGGAAGGGGAGATCCCAGCGGCGCTGAACGATGGTCAAGCCTTTCCCCTGAATGGTCGGGGGATTCTCGTTCTCGGTCTGGGGAGCGAAGTATCCGCCGTGGAGATTCTGGGCTGA
- a CDS encoding polysaccharide deacetylase family protein, with product MKRFFPPLKTPALRAGLAALFSAAALFPMEPRWSILPLLLFVLSCLMAPFFPRWGYFLPVISRGPSNRRGVALTVDDGPDPEMTPRLLDLLGQRGMKATFFVTGRQVLRHPELIRKILAEGHTVGNHSFSHDVLLMLRSSRRLAEEIDRLQEVLSSFGIRPRVFRPPVGITNPRLGPVLRRRGMSCVNFDCRALDAGNRRIKGISRKLLKKMRPGSILLIHDFRPSEKTDIRQWITEIDALLEGIARCGYKVVPLQELTDIPVMEKGIPVA from the coding sequence ATGAAGCGATTCTTCCCCCCTCTGAAAACCCCGGCGCTCCGGGCCGGTCTGGCGGCCCTGTTCTCCGCGGCGGCCCTGTTCCCCATGGAACCCCGCTGGAGCATTCTTCCGCTCCTTCTCTTTGTCCTTTCCTGTCTGATGGCGCCCTTTTTCCCCCGCTGGGGCTATTTCCTGCCGGTGATCAGCCGGGGACCTTCGAACCGGCGGGGCGTGGCCCTGACCGTTGATGACGGTCCCGATCCGGAAATGACGCCCCGGCTCCTGGATCTGCTCGGGCAACGGGGGATGAAGGCCACCTTTTTCGTGACGGGCAGGCAGGTTTTGAGGCATCCCGAACTGATCCGGAAGATTCTTGCGGAAGGCCATACGGTGGGCAATCATTCCTTCAGCCATGATGTCCTGCTGATGCTCCGGTCGTCACGGCGTCTGGCGGAAGAAATCGACCGGCTGCAGGAGGTCCTCTCTTCTTTCGGTATCCGTCCTCGCGTTTTCCGGCCGCCGGTGGGGATCACCAACCCCCGACTCGGTCCGGTTCTCCGCCGGCGGGGAATGTCCTGTGTGAATTTCGACTGCCGGGCCTTGGATGCCGGCAACCGCCGGATTAAAGGGATTTCCCGCAAACTTCTAAAAAAAATGCGGCCGGGCAGCATTCTCCTGATCCATGATTTTCGGCCCTCGGAAAAGACGGACATTCGACAATGGATTACGGAAATCGATGCCCTCCTGGAAGGGATCGCCCGATGTGGATATAAAGTTGTCCCGCTCCAGGAATTAACCGACATCCCGGTTATGGAAAAAGGCATTCCCGTTGCATAA